One genomic region from Magallana gigas chromosome 3, xbMagGiga1.1, whole genome shotgun sequence encodes:
- the LOC117692964 gene encoding protein asteroid homolog 1: MGISGLTTFMDDNLKLIKEFPLHDTKVVIDGNNLYHLIFYNNHVDFLHGGDYDQYARKIKEFFSLLSSCNIQPYVVFDGGYEQDDKKFQTILKRVQQRLEMAMLLAKGQRGKVMPILAYDTFRAVLLEIKVPFAVCDFEADKEIGILANQFDCPVLSYDSDFYILPLSAGFIPFDSVNFTLQEGRREDDSVYHYLPARRYHVDNFVKFFPSLGREVLPLLATLLGNDYVDIRIFHAFYSSVRSHENIKTQFRIPKTHTKMQKVISWLESLENYNEGIEKIMSTALTPIQKETITVAIRKTLEAFTANASDTEFSLYSYFMENENSEEKLHSVGNPIKGYNGSIIPSWYACLHRQGFLPPSSLDVITLHRKFLLPQVEGPKTTSSYHCSVKLRECMYGILLSEDIAVLGKTEEMAPNRKCAVEEYDRNNYQLKKNIVCPEIMLEGYGSLPKLSDIPELSPSDKENIVRLVLDIPSFGLDNMTKDLEFALGIVLFWIKNADPKVTVYHLKTVLVCLLMLKVKWVLIHHGATGCEENMIETAVLSMPTENIKEVRTKLHPYSARPEHSRKHPVDSDLIHSFAQLQTCILAAMHLNFLLLCPFPSPSVSHVFSGTFLYNFCMELQKRRSPDMFINELLSKDSNLQQVYQCLLDAVMNVLDPEGLTEESKYKKRSKAHKCKSKKDKNTEQSACSPENVKPEVKKKHKTTTQYVANCPLTNRFAFLDMSGESLDESDEDEEMKDELSV; this comes from the coding sequence ATGGGGATTTCGGGATTGACAACCTTCATGGATGATAATCTCAAGCTTATAAAGGAGTTTCCATTGCATGACACGAAGGTAGTCATAGATGGGAACAATCTGTACCATCTCATTTTCTATAATAACCATGTGGATTTCCTTCATGGTGGAGATTACGACCAGTATGCTCGTAAAATCAAAGAATTCTTCAGCCTCCTGAGCTCCTGTAATATTCAGCCGTATGTTGTGTTTGATGGTGGATATGAACAAGATGACAAGAAATTTCAGACAATTTTAAAGAGAGTGCAGCAGAGACTTGAAATGGCCATGCTTCTGGCTAAAGGACAGCGAGGCAAAGTTATGCCAATCTTGGCCTATGACACTTTCAGAGCAGTCTTGTTAGAAATTAAAGTACCGTTTGCTGTCTGTGATTTTGAGGCTGACAAAGAAATTGGAATACTGGCAAACCAGTTTGACTGCCCAGTTTTGTCGTATGAcagtgatttttatattttacctttaagtGCTGGCTTTATACCTTTTGACAGTGTAAATTTTACTTTGCAAGAAGGGAGGAGGGAAGATGACAGTGTGTACCATTATCTTCCTGCGCGACGGTATCATGTGGACAATTTTGTGAAATTCTTTCCATCACTGGGGAGAGAAGTTCTGCCATTGTTAGCTACCCTCCTTGGAAATGATTATGTAGATATACGCATATTCCATGCATTTTATTCCTCTGTCAGATcacatgaaaatattaaaacacagTTTAGGATTCCAAAAACGCATACAAAGATGCAAAAAGTGATCAGCTGGTTGGAAAGTTTAGAGAATTATAATGAAGGCATTGAGAAAATTATGTCAACAGCATTAACCCCTATTCAGAAAGAAACCATTACAGTGGCAATAAGGAAAACATTGGAAGCATTCACTGCCAATGCCTCTGATACAGAATTTTCTTTGTATTCCTATTtcatggaaaatgaaaattcagaGGAAAAATTACATTCTGTCGGAAACCCAATAAAAGGTTACAATGGATCAATCATTCCGAGTTGGTATGCGTGTCTTCACAGACAAGGATTCCTCCCACCTAGTTCTTTGGATGTCATAACATTGCACAGAAAGTTTCTCCTTCCTCAAGTAGAAGGCCCCAAAACAACATCTTCATATCATTGCAGTGTAAAACTAAGGGAATGCATGTATGGAATATTGCTCTCAGAAGACATTGCTGTACTTGGAAAGACTGAAGAAATGGCCCCAAACAGGAAATGTGCTGTAGAGGAGTATGATCGAAACAATtatcaattaaagaaaaatattgtctGCCCTGAAATAATGTTAGAAGGATATGGTTCACTCCCAAAGCTTTCAGATATTCCAGAGCTTTCACCCTCGGACAAAGAAAATATTGTCCGCTTGGTTTTGGATATTCCTTCTTTTGGCTTAGATAATATGACCAAAGACCTCGAATTTGCTTTGGGAATAGTtttattttggataaaaaatgcAGACCCAAAAGTAActgtttatcatttaaagacaGTCCTGGTTTGTCTGTTAATGCTGAAAGTGAAGTGGGTCCTAATTCACCATGGTGCTACCGGCTGTGAGGAGAACATGATAGAAACAGCAGTTCTGAGCATGCCTACTGAAAATATAAAAGAGGTCAGAACCAAACTCCATCCATATAGTGCTAGACCTGAACACAGCAGAAAGCATCCAGTAGACAGCGATTTGATTCATAGTTTTGCTCAGCTGCAAACCTGCATTTTGGCTGCCATGCACTTGAACTTTCTTTTGCTTTGCCCCTTCCCTAGTCCAAGTGTATCCCATGTATTTTCCGGGACTTTCCTGTACAACTTTTGCATGGAGCTCCAGAAGCGAAGAAGTCCTGACATGTTTATCAATGAACTGCTTTCAAAGGACTCAAATCTTCAGCAAGTATATCAGTGCCTTTTAGATGCAGTGATGAATGTACTAGATCCTGAGGGTCTCACAGAAGAATCTAAGTATAAGAAAAGAAGCAAAGCCCATAAATGTAAAAGTAAGAAGGACAAAAATACTGAGCAAAGTGCCTGCTCACCTGAAAATGTGAAACCAGAAGTGAAAAAGAAGCACAAAACCACAACACAATATGTTGCAAACTGCCCACTGACCAATAGGTTTGCTTTTCTGGACATGAGTGGCGAAAGCCTTGATGAAAGTGATGAAGATGAAGAAATGAAAGATGAACTCTCTGTATAA
- the LOC105318134 gene encoding zinc finger CCCH domain-containing protein 13, with protein sequence MMKVKVTLMSAVEPEMRRMSFGDNPDFGDFKKKVSELFNETDTEMLFQWKDSEDDMITMSSEEEFQEALKNISDGLLRIFIKRVNDCTNGLKGGNAGHENSDFRMNMDNDTDVRPRVWERRLGRGKGCGLGWRSFDASPARQHGCSERREWRRMRRALKFTEGFDKPDHGCRRFRRRDARKHEDRRDLMSSDDVIPEGGMEEYRWTDRSAGCRKIRRCQRLLGMSTDGCRRSRMRKRETMYGMARGMNRCRRANSAPPARFHDENHTRCGRRMHGRFERTRRCRSASLPPRERSSAFPAGSCRRRFGCPKRFLIKLKVKNVKKRGCTSDDESGCNRERKCLGRRCKSYRRRAMMEADKVKENVDAPITPDEDMEPRMEKLSLNDDRSDEDMQKDQQDGTGQKERRCKRRKHTYQEDGEDENDRPERRRGKCHRNCRNKYERNGDMSQPQENTQEEDTNEAEYSDQNRRERRRQIREYRRALQEQSSAECSHTSGKGDRGYHKYVTLKVNMDGNMRPKKLARKLYKIFNQETEMDGKTPNDQDRNHDQEDWSRKDFDWPKMRYHGTCRRRQARGFKRCRAMSPEFSRRDVGGFRPRDWFRKDCPW encoded by the exons ATGATGAAAGTGAAAGTAACCCTGATGTCAGCCGTAGAGCCAGAGATGCGAAGAATGTCTTTTGGAGACAATCCTGACTTTGGTGATTTCAAGAAGAAGGTTTCTGAGCTGTTTAACGAGACTGACACTGAAATGCTGTTCCAATGGAAAG ATAGCGAAGACGACATGATCACGATGTCGAGTGAAGAGGAATTCCAAGAAGCGCTGAAGAATATCAGCGACGGACTTCTGAGAATCTTCATCAAAAGAGTGAATG ATTGTACCAACGGCTTGAAAGGAGGAAATGCAGGTCATGAAAATTCAGATTTTCGTATG AATATGGACAATGACACTGATGTTCGACCTAGAGTTTGGGAACGTCGCCTGGGTCGTGGAAAAGGGTGTGGTCTTGGTTGGAGATCATTTGATGCAAGCCCCGCACGTCAGCACGGTTGTTCTGAAAGGAGAGAGTGGAGGCGTATGCGTCGCGCACTGAAATTTACTGAAGGGTTTGATAAACCTGACCATGGATGCCGAAGGTTCCGAAGGAGGGACGCGAGAAAGCACGAAGATCGTCGCGATTTGATGAGCTCTGATGACGTAATTCCCGAGGGAGGGATGGAGGAGTACCGCTGGACTGACCGTTCAGCCGGATGTCGAAAGATCCGTCGTTGTCAACGTCTGCTGGGAATGTCAACTGATGGATGCCGCCGGTCACGAATGAGAAAACGGGAAACTATGTATGGTATGGCAAGAGGCATGAATCGCTGTAGACGAGCAAACTCTGCTCCCCCTGCGCGTTTTCATGACGAAAACCATACAAGGTGTGGAAGAAGAATGCATGGGAGGTTCGAACGGACAAGACGTTGTCGATCTGCTTCCCTTCCGCCACGAGAAAGGTCGTCTGCATTTCCTGCTGGGAGTTGCAGACGACGTTTTGGTTGTCCGAAAAGATTCTTGATTAAGTTAAAGGTCAAGAATGTGAAAAAGCGTGGATGTACTTCAGATGATGAATCTGGCTGTAACAGAGAAAGGAAATGTCTTGGAAGAAGATGTAAAAGTTATCGAAGGCGGGCAATGATGGAAGCTGATAAAGTCAAGGAAAATGTTGATGCTCCTATCACCCCCGATGAGGACATGGAGCCTAGGATGGAAAAGTTGAGTCTTAATGATGACAGGAGTGACGAGGATATGCAGAAGGACCAGCAAGATGGTACGGGACAAAAAGAAAGAAGATGCAAGCGCAGAAAACATACTTACCAGGAGGATGGGGAAGATGAAAACGACAGACCTGAAAGACGTAGAGGCAAGTGTCACCGGAATTGCAGAAATAAGTATGAAAGGAATGGCGATATGTCCCAGCCTCAAGAGAATACCCAAGAAGAAGACACAAATGAAGCTGAATATTCCGATCAAAACCGCAGGGAGAGAAGGCGTCAGATAAGGGAATACCGCCGGGCTTTGCAAGAACAGAGTAGCGCTGAATGCAGCCACACAAGCGGTAAGGGAGACCGTGGCTACCACAAATATGTCACTCTGAAAGTCAACATGGATGGAAATATGAGACCTAAAAAGCTGGCTCGAAAATTGTACAAGATTTTCAATCAGGAAACCGAAATGGATGGAAAGACACCAAATGATCAAGATAGAAATCATGACCAGGAGGATTGGTCAAGGAAAGATTTTGATTGGCCGAAGATGCGGTACCACGGAACGTGCCGCCGGCGCCAAGCACGCGGCTTTAAGAGATGCCGCGCAATGTCGCCAGAATTTTCCCGCCGTGATGTTGGCGGGTTTAGACCACGTGACTGGTTTCGCAAGGACTGTCCTTGGTAA
- the LOC105318155 gene encoding zinc finger protein 507, which yields MTELASKTAVVQKPSSTPATEKTYQNVTINRSDEIIAMAALSSIGNIANTTAKPIPTSEAALVSAPQNSVIPKIATTASVKTKEPVPNVIYVYDGSKLPQIHGRIEKASISGSFSSPHNITVLKDCEGISADSDPQVITPIANQMVVSKEVFKCEECKYSTHNRSYLKQHIDLIHNAVRLYKCPFCDYAGKRSHSLREHLIVHSNERPYTCPHCNATFRKKGHLTNHEKLHKKSVKCPICTEWFPSSEIEVHMLEKHNARKFLLCDICKFMALDVPTFNKHMESHHTTDSQKKQIVCSSCKTMCPDFDSFKEHAKLHENESEEETKQTAASPMRNVMIKCSECGIVTSDQESMRVHMWVHINPSLKKEVTTAETAEKNMKHTAYKCLDCDFTCEEAKVFVAHMVQHKPDLQTAVPEPKKHDTVLSNESQVEKSPTKVITDSSEEEIVIISGSSPATKQQIEKYLAEKFSRPAEKEAVINIHPVIQQVVSKQVNQGSQNNPEQLPFVQDQSNAKFRCTICGYTCDHQRTIKAHIWKHSGNKNIEYPMFRNGPLSVYEDMSVSAVMKEYILPQEKAVTSDTRSDVADKVKPNEVKTAVSNVAPALASLLAQRAKQKPNDAGPSVPQADKMQSKVKNVDLNVRKIPGTDYFEVNICTETHPKVEETKLKSKECGQKKHEFDEDVDVQVSLKQEGSLDSRPVVVESVDTYSSFSTYTSMRSGENSPKSTVPEDAVSEDQDSGVALDSSSQKEVDASNSNQKDSGKENKMMEISYHCSDDLQTVEYEVSSGDKATNNEDDVESEEESLEDDVEETPSSKRTRTTSVTTESAVTLLSLLQKGPNKNPACPVKEESQSGEQPNTKEKTTETESSKKGGISSSLLAVIEQLRERSRERDSLEDETTLTLSNKRGTKRKLKRETEEDISVLESMDNVEKTEDSKYRCKLCHYSHLDSFMIRQHMRLHKEKKPFECSLCEFVAVSSEDLQDHMIKHCKVRTYQCKLCSSAFNYKSQLRAHMRAHNDKDIFVCDDCDYESNNPVAYRNHVRGHAEKRLYKCEVCENRFVSKHDLRTHKKLLCGKNRSFSCDECDFVAIGAQEQRTHAKVHNKEFKCAKCEFVTTSITRFQNHTKTHEEEPKSLKCELCDFPAVSSRSLKSHMKRHINDQRFVQQPLEQYKCNLCGYVCHHLPSLKSHMWRHASDTNYSYEFTNEVINAAIDYDCQIGNRDCQETDIAVFFNTIRQKLKERLKKEKADTDTDRTQQAVCWVTFRCCQCGFETINKAELNVHMKTHSDVIQWTLQVPKEDVKSSK from the coding sequence ATGACAGAACTGGCAAGTAAGACAGCTGTAGTTCAGAAGCCTAGCAGCACCCCAGCCACTGAAAAAACCTACCAAAATGTTACTATTAATAGATCGGATGAAATCATTGCAATGGCTGCTTTATCCTCCATTGGTAACATTGCCAACACAACTGCAAAGCCAATTCCCACCTCTGAAGCTGCATTAGTATCAGCTCCTCAGAATTCTGTAATCCCAAAAATTGCCACCACAGCAAGTGTCAAAACCAAAGAACCAGTGCCCAATGTCATCTATGTCTATGATGGATCTAAACTGCCCCAGATACATGGAAGAATTGAGAAGGCGAGTATATCTGGATCCTTTTCCTCCCCACATAACATTACAGTACTCAAAGATTGTGAGGGAATATCAGCAGACAGTGATCCACAGGTCATCACCCCCATAGCTAACCAAATGGTGGTCAGTAAAGAGGTCTTCAAGTGTGAGGAGTGCAAGTACTCCACACATAACCGGAGTTATCTGAAGCAGCACATCGACTTGATCCACAATGCAGTGAGACTGTACAAGTGTCCTTTCTGTGACTATGCTGGAAAGAGAAGCCACTCTCTGAGGGAACATCTCATTGTTCACTCCAATGAGAGGCCCTACACTTGTCCTCACTGTAATGCCACGTTTCGCAAGAAAGGTCATTTGACAAATCACGAAAAACTGCACAAGAAATCAGTGAAATGTCCAATTTGCACAGAATGGTTTCCAAGTTCAGAAATCGAGGTACACATGTTGGAAAAGCATAATGCAAGAAAATTTCTGTTGTGTGACATTTGCAAGTTTATGGCTTTAGATGTGCCTACTTTTAATAAGCACATGGAATCTCATCACACAACAGACAGCCAAAAGAAACAGATTGTTTGCAGCAGTTGTAAAACAATGTGCCCTGACTTTGACTCCTTTAAAGAACATGCCAAGCTACATGAAAATGAATCAGAAGAAGAAACAAAACAGACTGCAGCTAGTCCCATGAGAAATGTAATGATCAAATGTTCGGAGTGTGGCATTGTGACATCAGATCAGGAGTCAATGAGAGTGCACATGTGGGTCCACATCAATCCGTCACTGAAGAAGGAAGTGACCACGGCAGAAACTGCAGAGAAAAACATGAAACACACTGCCTACAAGTGCCTTGATTGTGATTTCACCTGTGAGGAAGCCAAAGTATTTGTTGCTCATATGGTGCAACATAAACCTGATTTACAGACAGCAGTTCCAGAACCAAAGAAACACGATACAGTATTATCCAATGAATCTCAAGTTGAAAAATCTCCCACTAAAGTTATTACAGACAGCAGTGAAGAAGAAATTGTCATAATATCAGGTTCAAGTCCTGCAACCAAACAGCAGATTGAGAAATATCTAGCAGAAAAGTTTTCAAGGCCAGCTGAGAAAGAAGCAGTTATCAATATTCACCCAGTGATTCAACAAGTTGTTTCAAAACAGGTTAATCAAGGCAGCCAAAACAATCCTGAACAACTCCCTTTTGTTCAGGACCAGTCCAATGCAAAATTCCGGTGCACTATTTGTGGATATACTTGTGATCACCAAAGAACTATTAAAGCGCACATATGGAAACATTCAGGAAACAAAAACATTGAGTATCCCATGTTCAGGAATGGTCCACTTAGTGTGTATGAAGACATGAGTGTTTCTGCAGTAATGAAAGAGTATATTCTTCCTCAAGAAAAAGCAGTTACAAGTGATACCAGATCGGATGTGGCTGACAAAGTAAAACCGAATGAAGTGAAAACAGCTGTAAGCAATGTTGCGCCAGCATTGGCCAGTTTGCTAGCTCAGAGGGCAAAACAAAAACCCAATGATGCAGGTCCAAGTGTCCCTCAGGCAGATAAAATgcaaagtaaagtaaaaaatgttgatttaaatgtccGCAAAATACCAGGAACAGACTATTTTGAAGTAAACATCTGTACAGAAACTCATCCCAAAGTGGAGGAGACCAAGTTGAAAAGCAAAGAATGTGGTCAGAAAAAGCATGAATTTGATGAAGATGTAGATGTGCAAGTATCTTTGAAGCAGGAAGGTTCTCTCGACTCGAGGCCAGTGGTGGTGGAGAGTGTTGATACATATTCTTCTTTTTCAACATACACAAGCATGAGAAGTGGTGAGAACAGTCCAAAGTCAACAGTTCCAGAAGATGCAGTGAGTGAGGACCAAGATTCTGGTGTTGCCTTGGATTCCTCATCTCAAAAAGAGGTTGATGCATCAAACTCCAACCAGAAAGACAGTGGGAAGGAGAATAAGATGATGGAAATATCGTACCACTGTTCAGACGACTTGCAGACTGTGGAATATGAGGTATCTAGTGGGGATAAAGCTACAAATAATGAGGACGATGTTGAATCAGAAGAGGAGTCCCTGGAAGATGACGTGGAAGAAACTCCATCGTCAAAGAGGACAAGAACCACGTCTGTAACCACTGAGTCGGCTGTGACACTTCTGTCCTTACTACAGAAAGGACCCAACAAAAATCCAGCTTGCCCTGTCAAAGAAGAAAGCCAAAGTGGTGAACAACCAAACACCAAAGAGAAAACAACTGAGACAGAAAGCTCCAAAAAGGGTGGGATATCCTCCTCTTTGTTGGCAGTCATTGAACAACTCAGAGAAAGATCGCGAGAACGAGACAGCTTGGAGGATGAGACAACGTTAACCTTGTCGAACAAACGAGGCACGAAGCGGAAGTTGAAAAGGGAGACAGAGGAAGATATAAGCGTTTTGGAAAGTATGGATAATGTTGAAAAGACCGAGGATTCAAAGTATAGGTGTAAACTCTGTCATTATTCCCACCTTGACTCCTTCATGATAAGGCAACACATGCGGCTTCACAAAGAAAAGAAACCGTTTGAATGCTCTCTATGCGAGTTCGTAGCTGTTTCAAGTGAGGATTTACAAGACCATATGATCAAACATTGTAAAGTCAGAACATATCAGTGTAAATTGTGTAGTTCAGCATTTAACTACAAAAGTCAGCTGCGGGCCCACATGAGAGCGCATAATGACAAAGACATATTTGTTTGTGATGATTGTGATTACGAAAGTAACAATCCGGTGGCGTATCGCAACCATGTTCGTGGACATGCAGAGAAAAGATTGTACAAGTGTGAAGTGTGTGAGAATCGGTTCGTTTCTAAGCACGATTTGCGAACGCACAAGAAGCTTTTATGTGGCAAAAACAGATCGTTCAGCTGTGATGAGTGTGACTTTGTCGCCATTGGAGCCCAAGAACAGCGCACTCATGCCAAGGTCCACAACAAGGAATTCAAGTGCGCCAAGTGTGAATTTGTCACCACCAGCATCACTCGGTTTCAGAATCATACCAAAACTCACGAGGAGGAACCGAAATCTCTGAAATGCGAGCTGTGCGATTTTCCCGCCGTTTCGAGTCGAAGTTTAAAGTCTCACATGAAACGTCACATCAACGACCAGCGGTTTGTTCAGCAACCACTGGAACAGTACAAATGTAACCTTTGTGGCTATGTGTGCCACCACTTGCCGTCCCTCAAGTCACACATGTGGCGGCACGCTAGCGACACCAACTACAGCTACGAGTTTACCAACGAAGTCATCAACGCCGCGATTGATTACGACTGCCAGATCGGTAACCGTGATTGTCAGGAGACGGACATAGCAGTATTCTTCAACACCATACGGCAAAAACTGAAAGAGAGGCTAAAGAAAGAGAAAGCGGACACCGACACCGACCGCACCCAGCAGGCCGTGTGCTGGGTGACCTTCCGGTGTTGTCAGTGCGGCTTTGAGACAATCAACAAGGCGGAACTTAACGTTCACATGAAGACGCACTCTGACGTCATCCAATGGACGCTGCAGGTACCGAAAGAAGACGTAAAATCTTCCAAATAA